The DNA sequence CTGAATCCGTTTTGCCGAGCTGCGGGTGGAATCCCCTGGCATGTCGTTCTCCCGTTTATTGGTATATGTATTCACACCGATCGTAACCGGAGCGACGTGACGACGCATGTTTTCCGCTGATCGGCAAACAGAGCCATCGCATCATGAAATACGCTTCACCGTCTGCGCGGTGATCTGCTGAAAATTATTGTAAGCCAATAATCCGCGTTTTGGGAAATGGATGAAACCCGATGCGCTGGTTGTGAAGGACTGAATCAAGGTAGAGTTTGCGCGCCGCCCGGGTGCGCGGTCGTCGGATGCGGGCAGAAATCCGGTTTGACTGCGCTTGCCAGCCATCGCCAATGAGCAAGGGACACAAATGAAAAAGCGCATCATCGTTGGTATCAGCGGAGCGTCCGGGGTCATTTATGGCATCAGGGCATTGCAGCAGCTGCAGCATATGGCGGACATCGAGACGCATCTGATTCTGTCGGAGACCGCGAAAACCAATATCGCGCTCGAGACCGGATTTTCGGTCGACGAGGTGCGGGCGCTGGCCGATGTGGTGCACCGGGAAAGCAATATGGCGGCCTCGATCGCCAGTGGTTCGTATCTCTGCGATGCGATGGTGATCATGCCCTGCAGCATCAAGACATTGTCCGCAGTGGCGAACTCCCATGCCGATACGCTGATGGTCAGGGCCGCGGACGTGATGCTCAAAGAGCGACGTCGGCTGGTGCTGGTAGTGCGCGAGACGCCGCTGCACAAGGGGCATCTGGAACTGCTGCTCAAGGCCGCGGATTATGGCGCGATCATCCTGCCACCGATGCCGGCTTTCTATCACGCACCGCAAAGCATCGACGACATCATCGACCAGACCGTTGGCAAGGTTTTCGACCAGTTGGGCATCGAGCACCGTTTGTTTCGCCGCTGGGGCGAGGGCAGGAGCGGAGCTCCCGGGTAGTGAATGATTTCGATGTGCTGTGCCGTCGCGCGCTCACGCGGATATTTCGAGCACGACCACCGGGATCTCGCGCGTGGTGCTGGCCTGGTACGTCGCATAGACGGGTACCCGTTGCACCAGTTCCTTCCATAATGCGGTCCGCTCGCTGCCCTGGGCGATGCGCGCCTGCGCCAAGACGCGTTTGCGATTGATATACACGCTGACCAGCGGTTCGGCGCGCAGGTTGCCGACCCACGCGGGATCGGTCGGCTGGCCGCCCTTGCTGCCCACGATCAGCAGTTTGCCGTCGATCCGGAACCAGGGCAGCGCGGCGGCGCGCTTGCGGCCGCTCAGGCGACCGCGCGTCTCGAGCAGCAGCGCCGGTTGCGCGGCGAACCCGGCCTGGCGCGCGAATACCCGGTTCAGCAACGAGTGCCCGGTCCAGCGTACCAGCGCGCGATCGAATGACAGTCCGGCCGGAGACATCAGCAGATTCAGCAACGCCATCCGTGTCAACCCTGTGGTGCGTGAGCGGGAGTCGGGGACCGTAGCATCGCGCGGCACATGGCGGCAAGCGTTTGCTCCCGGTGCCGGGCTTTCATTACCATAGCGCCCGGTTCAATCCTGCCAGGGGCACCGCACGCAATATGCCTGATTTCC is a window from the Gammaproteobacteria bacterium genome containing:
- a CDS encoding nitroreductase family deazaflavin-dependent oxidoreductase — translated: MALLNLLMSPAGLSFDRALVRWTGHSLLNRVFARQAGFAAQPALLLETRGRLSGRKRAAALPWFRIDGKLLIVGSKGGQPTDPAWVGNLRAEPLVSVYINRKRVLAQARIAQGSERTALWKELVQRVPVYATYQASTTREIPVVVLEISA
- a CDS encoding UbiX family flavin prenyltransferase, with the translated sequence MKKRIIVGISGASGVIYGIRALQQLQHMADIETHLILSETAKTNIALETGFSVDEVRALADVVHRESNMAASIASGSYLCDAMVIMPCSIKTLSAVANSHADTLMVRAADVMLKERRRLVLVVRETPLHKGHLELLLKAADYGAIILPPMPAFYHAPQSIDDIIDQTVGKVFDQLGIEHRLFRRWGEGRSGAPG